The Tenrec ecaudatus isolate mTenEca1 chromosome 8, mTenEca1.hap1, whole genome shotgun sequence DNA window ACAATTTCAATGTAAGAAGCATGTTTGTATTTtatgttgaaacatttcctcTAAATCACTTTATTGATATCATACCACTATAGATAGAATACCtctccatagttcaatcgcatcaagtgGAATTGTTCAATTGCTACTATggtttcgaaacattttcttccttccagtccttgatatcagctccccttcgtcccctcccccaccatagcCCACAGGAACTGTTTGGATCATGGAGTCTGCTCTTTCCTGCTTACTCTCCTCATCCCAAATGTCTTCAATGACAAAGGATAAAGTAGGTTTCTTAGCCCAGTGTTTATTACCAGTGACGGGATTAAGACAAATTTGTGACTGATTCATGTAGTCTGAAGAGTCAATGTTCTCATTAGTGAAATTGTAACACAGATATCTACCAAATTTTGATGAGTTTTTCAATGGTACATACTGAGTATATGCAAGGGATATTTGAGTGAATGAAATATAGGTACAGATTTctctaagaaaaaaaatcaaactttccTTGTAAGGAAACTGAACAAAACTGAATTCAGATTATACAGGACTGATAACAGGAGATTCTCCAGGAAATATGGGTTATTGGCTTGATATGCAAGTTAAAAATGATTTCCTCTTAATATTAATCTTCTCCTTAGGAATATATGACCTATGTAGTGTTCTCAGGGAAAGCCTGTACGAAACTTTCAGATCCACATGGACCCCTCAAACTCCTTGTATTTCTTAGGGTGTAACTGAAATCAAGATTTTATTAATTTGTTAGGAACTTCAGGCAGAAATATGATGTCATAAAACTCTATTGTCTGATGAAACATCACTTATTCTTCAAGCCCGCAGCATGTGTCCAATCATGATCCCTGTCATACGGTAAGTGGCGACTACTATCTGAATATCTGTTTGCAAAAGAGGGCAAAAAAGTAGGATTAAATCAGTCTTTTTGCCATTTATTTATTAACTATAAATTCATTACAAAATTGACTATTTATTAGGATTAGAACTATTTTAAATCACAAAAATCACAACCATTTAAAATATTAAGTGCTAAATTATCTCTTACATTTGTAGAACATACAACATAAGACACTGTTCATAATTGAAAATGggtggtttaaaaaaataagaaaaatatgttAAGATTTTCACTTACAATATGTAACTGTGGCTTGTGCAAAGACTCTGTTTGGTTTGTGAGAAACACAGGGAAAAAAAGTTCATCTAATAATACCTTAGATGAGTCTTTGAGTAAATGAGATTAAGTGTATACTTTTGAATTTCAAATTTACAGGCAGAAAGTAATActtagaaaagaaattagcactgGGTCTGTTAACTGTCTACTTTCCTCTGCCTCTATGACATACAGCAATTATTGAGCCCATTTTGTTACagttaatttcttttaaaaaataataaaatgttatttattaagggttcacaagggtgttggggaggggaggtagggaataaagaggagctgatatcaaacagttcatttcttatttCAATTTTCTTGAATTAGAGCGAAGATAACAATTATCTCCAGTCATCCACATTGCTCAttttcttccacttttcaaaattgTTGTTTATCATAACTGCCATCTTAAATAATTCCACTCTTGACATTTCACCTGCACATGGGAGACTTCACAATTGCCCTTCAATTCCAAATACTAGCAAGAAATATATGTAGTATATCTTCAAATGGCCCAAGAACTTTGGAAATGCcatacaatttaaaaattggtccagaattttcatttttaaatgtggTTAGAAAAGAGGATGTTGGGCCCACAAAGCACTTGACTTTTTCAGCCATTTGACATCTGAAAGATTCATTAATGGGTCCTGGGAAAATCAAAGAATGATTAAACCTTAAAGTTGAAATTATTAGTATGGCCATATACACAATGTAAAAGAGGTGCAGATAAACAAGGTTATGGTTAAAACACATCagaaatatatataatagaaaatTACATGCACAAAAGAAATATTCatcataatcacaaagtacttagTATGTTCCACTTTATCATAGTAAAATATTAACCATGATTTACTGGAGTTGTATGATAATACCATAAAAATCAGAACATATTCATGGTGAGAAATTTCCAACATCTAAAGTATCAACTATAGGATTTCTCATATATGATTCACATTGTTGTTGTCTGGTGCCATCAAATTAATTTTGACTTACAGTCAGGCAATGTACAAGAAAAACACTGTcctgttctgcaccatcctcacaatcataattcaaatgaatgtcaaatgccTAGAGATAGAATTATAAGTATATATGATAATTTTTCCACATTACTATTTATGCGAAAAGTCAGATCCACTTTTCAGATTTTACTATAATAATGTGAAATTTCTTTAACCCAACATTGAGTCCAAGTATTATTTAAGAGTTATTAAAAGCTATGACATTTGACGTGGCTTTGCTTTATGTACCAATTGTATTGTGCTAAACCTGAGTGTTGCCTTTGGATACATAAAACGTGTACAGCATCCAAAATGCAAAAATACCTTTTTTATACATAGATCATCTTTATTTTATAGTAAGATCATATAGATGTTCAAAATAGTGGTTGCTTTCTTGCTTCCTGATGTAATTTAATTTCTTGATTTAATTTAAATGAATTCTTATTTTTAAGTGTATAATTTTAAAGATCTATGTTTTACCCATCAGGAGCACAGATACTGGAATATAAAAGGCACTTTACATATATAGAGTGTCTTCCATTTATTTTTACAACACGGAACTGACCCATAGAATAACATTACTAGTTTGCATACTCCTTCATGAATTATCAGAAAAGGGTGCTTATAAAACTTTATAAAATAGATTCTTTGTTCAAATcatcaaagtaaaacaaaacccaaccaccaACAACAAAGACATGCCTTTGTTACAAATAATTGTAAATGGCACACTCACATTCTCAGACTACAAGGTAAATTACTGGCTTATAGAAAGTTAAGGAAAATGGAGAGAGTTCAGCAAGGTGCATTTGGAATTTGATGCAATGGATATAGGGAGGCATCTTGAATTCTAGGAGGACAAGAGTTTGGGGGATCGGAACAAAGTTCCAGCCTGACCACTAAGTACATCTATGAAATCTCTCAGGACAATTGCATTCACTCTAGGAACCACTAATGGAAACCAGCTGGCTATGTGTTTAGGTGCAAGTTATTCTCACGCGATGTGAACAAACCTGCAACATGAGTTGATACCAGGTGAAAAGTGTACAGTGATCAAAACAATGACCTCTAGTTTAACTGAAAATGTGTCACACTTCGGCTTCTTAAATTGTAAATATGTAAATGTCACCCATAATATTAAAACTGAATGAAGGATGACCTTGAATGGCAGTGTTGAAGAAAAGATGTTGGGATTTTCTCTCCATTCTGAGAACCTTAGCAATTCACTATTCCAAACTCTATATTCTTCAGTTAAAAACACTGAATTTTCACAACAGTTTTCTGAATGCCACAATAGATGTTGGGTTCTGTCTTCCCAAGAAAGTGATGTCTAATTCATTCACATGTTTGTACAGTGTCTGACACATAGAAGGCATTCTACAAATATGTTGAGTGGAAGGATGAATTTAAAAATGAATGCCTGAGTGAATGAGACAGTGAAGCTCACCTAGACAATGCTTTCAGGAACAGGAATCTGTCAGTGATGGGCAGTTTAGGATGATAACTTGATCTGTCATAAATTCCTTAAAAATGTTTGTGCTTGAGTCATGGTGCATGAAAGACAACGCCAGATGACCGTGGACACTGTCACACCCTGGGaaattttgggtcacttgtgaTTCCCTTTCCTTTGTCTGTGGGAGATCAGTAGAACCACAGTGCTTTTGAGGGACTATTCTGCAACTGCACCATGGGATAGTCAACTTTCTGAACAGCCCTGCCTGTAAGAATATTCACAACCTCATTGTGCCTGCTTGTTCTTAGCCCATCTCCAGACACTAGAAGCCTTAATAAGATGTCCTTGAAGTGATAAACAGGATCACCCCCAACACAGGAGGTTTCAGAAATGGAAAGGAGCAGAGGAAAGAAGACGTGAAAGGGTGAAGGCCCTAAACATTTCATCTATTTTGACAACACAAGAAAACTTGCTACACTAGTTATGACTGGAAGAACATACCCAGGTTTCAAAGAAATAAGTAGGCAATTAGAAAATACCCCTTTAAGTACAAGTCAAAGGGAAGAAGTCAACAAAAGGTGATGATGTGTAAACAAGTCAAGTTCAGGTGAAAGAAAAGCAGCCGTATATTTCATTATGGATTTTTGGAAGCCATTCCTTGTTGATTGAATTGGGTGAATTGATATCTGATTTTAAAGTCAGGAGGCAGCTTGGGCAATTGCTTCTGTGTTctatacagttaagttcaagtgTAAGAGAGGTCTGTAAACAGAGTTCAAGGAAGCGCTTTGTAGTAGAAGAGGAGTCACTAAGACTGCTTAGGGACCCAGGTAAACTTCCAGCCTCCATCATCATCTCTACGCACAAAAGCTTGTCCCTGGTGGAAGGAATGTGTTTTCACATTACAGTGAGGGCTCAGGGATGTGGAGAAGGCCATCTCTGTCTTGTTAGGGGACACATCTGCAGTATAGTAAGGCAGGGTTTGTTGTCCTCCAGGAGGATTTGAATGTTGAGGAAGGAAGCGAAAATCTTCCCCTTCGCTGGCAGTCCTCAGTACGGGGGTTATTCTGTCACCCCCAAAGTCAATCAGTAGATCCTCCCCGCGAGCATTTTCATAATCAACAGCATCATCTGGCAATGGAGGAAATGTGCTAGAGATTCTTGCGGGAGGTAAAGAGAGGGCACTGTAGTTAGCTGGTAAGGTGTCATCAATGGTATTGAGGTCTTTCAACCCAAGGGTCTGAAGGACCCAGGGGTCTACAGGGGGACCAGGTTGCTCTTCGCAAGTAGCATTGTCACTAGAGATATTTCTCTTGGCGTTTTTGGAATAGGGAATCTCAGGAGAACAGCATCTCTGCTCTTTGGGTTTCCTCTTCCCATTTCTGAATTTCCCACATGCTTTGGAGAACTCATCTGATGACAATAGTTTCTGTGGAATTAATATTGAAACACATAGTCAGAAAATCCACCAAGATCATTTTATTCCATGTTGTCCTAAATATATTTGCTGTCACCATCTGCCATCAGTGGATCCTGAATTatatgttacagagtagaactacatcCCACAGGATTTTCAACCTTTCTTTAGAAGAGTctctgggtgagttcaaattTGTAACCATTTAGTCATTGGTGGAATGCTTAACtacttgtgccacccagggatgctGACAATAATTTATTAGTTACTTAAATTCCTTAGAAAAGtggatttcatttcttctttttctcactGACCACACAGATACACACGCACATGTAAATGCATATGtgtacagatataaatatatgtaaatctaATTAGATACACTCTTTCTAGTTCTAAAATAAAATTATGATGACAAATTGCTACCTAGGTACACTAAATTCACATctgtttcttgttttttaaaaaatcgaaaGGAATAAAAGGTGTCATTAAAATGACAATTCAGGGAAGTAAGTTTTTGTATTTTATAAACCACAATAGCAAGGAACATTCACTGATCACTGGATACACCCATTATCTCAATGAGTTTCCaaaaactgaaactcactgccatcaaataaatTCCCATTAATAATGAACCTACGTAGACTATATTAAAATCTCCATTATAAGGGAATTGAGACACAGATATAATAACAACTTACTGAAGATCACATAGGTAAATTTAATCTATGATATACGGACGAGAGAATATGCCTGATATGAACCCTATGTATTGCTGCTTCCTCTTCGTTCATTAGTGTATACATGTGATCTATATTTTATTATTGTAAATCTTGTAAAATTGAGACCAAGCAAGGAAAAAAACTGATTAAATACAACTAAATCCTTAATGTAAAAACTATGTTTTTCATGGACTAGTGACTGGAGCTAGGAGCCTAGACTAGAAGCCATGACATGGGCTCTGTTTTAGTACAACTAATTGTGTTGTAAAAGAATCTGAGTGTCTTTTCTCCTCTAAACTGCTATTATCTTGATAAGAAGTCTCaccaatttaattttaaaaattatcttggtAAATTGGTAAGAAGTCTCACCAATTTAAATTAACAAAATAATTTCATATAATGTCGCTTTAGAAGTAAAGGCTGTTAACTGACTCTGTTTGTTGGGTTTTCTCTTCCTGCTTGGCAGTACAAATAAATAATACAAGGTGCATTCATCAATAAAAGGAAGAAGAGCAGAATTTAGGAAGGGGGTAAACTACCTATCCTCATACTACAAAGAGTGCGTCTGAATTTTGAAGAATAGtggcgggggttggggtggggtgtgcaTTACGAACCACAGTAAAACAGGCCAGATCCACCGAATCAAGTAGGGCAGATGGCACCCACTTGTAGCACAGAGGAGAAGTGGACTCAGGAGATTTCCCAACTGTGACCAGTTGGGACTTGATTGCCAACCCTTTCTTATGTGATCCTTCTGGTTGGGTTTCAGTCACTAACCTCTGGGTTAGTAACTGCGTGCTTAATAtttggcaccacccagggattccgTGAATTAAAGATAATATAATTTGGTAGATCTAATGTAATTTGGTATGTCTTTTTGCTAATTAACAGCAAAAAGACCCGGAGGCGTAATAGGGTACATttttgactgctaactgcaagaacaggagttcaaaaccatcagttgctccaagagagaaagatgaggctctctgatcccataaagatgggCAGTTTCTGAAACTCTTGCCGGGGGTTTGGGCCAGTTCTCTTCGGtcctataagatcaccatgaatcagaatcgattcaatgacagtgactttggGTTTAAGTTTGAATTGACAGCAATAGATCCGGGTTCTGATATTATTCCTGATGTTATAGAGAGGAGGAGGCTCTTAGCCGGTCTCCAGCCCACCCATTTGCAGATGGAAGTAGCAGACCTCTTCAGTAAGAGAGCGGCTAACCCAAAGACAAAGGTAATTAAAAGATTATCTCTGATTCCCACTCTTGTGTTCCATTCATGTAACAGCTGTTTGACTGACATTAAACTCATCTTTCATTCATCTTGTAATGTATGATGGCTAATATAGGCAATCTAGATAGTTCAGGGAAATCATAAACAGAACTTCTTAGAAATGCGCTTGAGAAATATTAATTGATTCCATACATGTGTTTCAGATACATCATTTATCGAACATGTTTATGTTTTACCCAGGTGTCTCCTGTCTTTACTCACTGCTCCATTTTTATGATGGGGACAGTTGCACACCTTGGCCTTTTCCTCAAGGCATTTAACTACAGCTGAATTCAGGTATTGTCGCAGGTGATTATTTTCTTCGTGTAGCCTAGCAAGTTCTTCTTCCTTCTGTACCAGAGTATCTTGAAGCTGTAAAAAGCAGACAATAGTGAAGGAGACTCCACTATATTGACTTTGTAACCTTATAACAATGTCATTGCTCCTCCACCAGCTTAAACTTGGCTATTCTGTTTGTTTTATGAACACAACCGCAGATAACCCTCGCCCTGGAGGCCTAAATTGAACCCACACACCCTGCCACCTGATTGTTCAGTTTTCTGCTGTGATTCTTTTACTTCTTTGAAAACTATTTGAAGAAAGTATAGAACTTTTTCAATAGTAACCACAAGTGAATGGGGAGGTATGTTGGAAAATGAGCCGCACGCAACTGTTTAAATATAGAAAAGGACATTTTACAAAGGGTATACTTGATTCCTTCCTGGAGCATTCCAAGAGAGGGATGGATTGACTCTCCTCGGTCGATTTGCCTAGTCACTGGATTATATTATTTCTCAGGAATAACCCAAAAAgtataaaattaaataatacGATATCTTTTCTCATCATCATCCCTCCACAATGGTTAAAAATATCACACTCAGTATAGCATTGGACCTTTCCACAGCCTCCCAAGACGCAGCACGGAAAGTAGAACCCAAGAAGCCATCTAGGCCAATTGAGCATTAAGTGCTGCTTGACTGTTGGTCTTCGTAATGTGCTTTgtcttatttatttcttcttcttctgtgaTACTAATCCACCAAGGTTGGTCAGTCGGTGGACATACACCCACTTTGGTTTTAAACCGAATGTCCACCATATgcgaattttaaaaagaaaaagaagacgtGTGATAGGTAGTTAAGACTTGGTAGAATGTGTATGAAGCCTGGCTGTATGAAACCTGGCCAGTCTCCATACTCTTATTGCCTACTCATACCTGCTTATTTCTGTAGAGCTGAGAGGAAAGCTGGTCCTCTGTCCAGAAGCAGGAGTCCAGAGCAGGTACATTTGAGTCACTGGAAGATTCtatatgaaaataacaaatgGATACCTGAGAAAACACATGTGCTTGCATGTGCAGTAAAAAAACCCACCATACAATGTCATGAAGTTTGACTGGTTTAATTTACTTTCTAAGGAATACCGATAATgtcaacaaataaaaaaattaaaaccttaCAAGAGGCAAGCAAACTGGGAAAGACTAATATTTATAGATGATATGTCATAGTGATGAACATCAAGTTCTTAGGAGCATAGAAGTCACATCCTTCCACCTACTGACTAAATTTATTAAGCCTGTCTCATCTGCAATATTAGTTTATTCAAATAATCATCGACTCTCCCCCCACTAGGCAGAGCACTGCAATTCCACTTCATAgttttagtttttttcttgttttctaggCCTTCCCAATCGATAACAGTTTTGGGCTGTCTATTTTATGTTGCTATAATTTCCCCAGATTGAAACCCCTGCCTGTGCGCCTCCAGTTAAAAATGATATGCAGTACTTATTCATACTTCTATGTAGTAGTTGTGTTTACTCTAAAATAATATGGTATTTGCTTCCTTGAAGAGTTGATAAACTGTCTCAGTACTGTACCCAAACCACATCTGTTTCAAATGATTCGATAGGTATGTCCTTTGAGCTTCTTCAGAGAGAGATATCCCACCCCCACTCTATATTTGACAGTAAATATATCTGTATCTGTCAGTCAACTAGCCAAGGCCATGCTAGAGTGGTTCACTTTAACTTTCCTTTCTGCATCTGCTCCATGCCTGACTCTTACCCTCCattatttaaattattaataaaatatttttgttaacaAGGTACGACGAGAAAAGAGAATGAAGTAGATTTTTATAGACCGTTTAGAATCATATCTTTGGGCACTGTTTCCTCTGGTGTATGTGATTTCAAAAGAATTGGTTTAACTTATATATTGACTCCAAGAGCATTGCCCTAGACATTTATAAAACTTTGACTCCTACTCAAACTCTCTCGGTGGGCTAGAAATCCTGTTGTGTCAAGAACTCTATAATGTAGAGACAAGTACACGTGGTCCAACAGGCTAGAAAAAGCCTCCCATTTTCAATATATAACAAGTATGGAACAGCAGATTCTGATAGGCTGTGAAATTTGAGTGTATGGGCTTGCGTGAGCCTTCCACACCATCCCTCCACAGAGCTCCAGACTACGATGATTTGCAATCTTGGAGGCTAGAAAAAGTCCCTGACTCCACCAGGAAAGCAGAAGAGCAGAACTTACCCTGTGCCTGTGGAGCTTGTTGAGGCTCTTTGTTGTCCAGGAGACCAGCAGCCCAGAAAGAGACCCAAGTCTCCCTGGAAACATCAACAGTAGATTCTGACGTTGTAGTGGAATACGGACAATTATAACTTTGGCCTCCTACAAAGTACTGGTCTTGGCAAGGCAGAATGGTGTTCTGTGAAATTCAGTACAAGGGGCAAGGAGAGATTTCAGGAGAGGGTGACGGGGATTTGGAGGTGAAGTGGATGAGAGAAAGATGCAGAAATTAGATGCAGTGAGTCAGACACAATATAGGTCCACGATTTAATTAATTCCTAAAAGGAAATCAGCTCTTTGTTTTACTCAGTGTAGGATTAGATGGAACAAAAGTGTAATTTCCAGGAAAAATCCCTGTTGCAATTCTTGAGTCATCTACCATGCTACCCAGAATAAGTAAAGGAATTCTACTTAATGTATTAAAGGCATTAAAAAACTGTTTGTTTCtctctataaaatattttaactatATTTCTAATAACCTTGAAAAGCAAAGAGGCTGGGATGGTAAGAGTGAAATGAATAGGATGTAGCAATATATATTCCAATGCTATTATTATAGTTTCTGAATGAGAAGcttgttcacacacacacgcacgagacatcatgcacacatatatgtatgtgtatatgtatctgTTCCAGGTGTAATTAAATGTATGTTGTTTCCAACTCACGCCCTAATACCTAGTACAGTAGCATAAAGTCAGTCCATGTAAACAAATCAGAGTTGAAATATGTTGACAAACAAAGACAGGAAGCTCTAGTTTTCGCCATCCTTAGGTCTCCATGCGTTTTCAAAGTTATCTCGCCACCACCAACTGCCTGGCATGTATCCTCAACTGTGTTCTGATCCAGTGAACACCCTTCTCCTcaccctcctccaccccactCTTCAAACTTGAAACACAGTCTTTCCAAACAGCAAGGTATGCAGCCTTCCTGGGTTAATTTGTAAAACAATCCACTTCTAATTATTTGCCAATGTTTAATCAGGTAAAGGCCATTCATGGCAAGGAGGCTCAGCTCTTTTGTTCACTTTTGATCACTGCCTTTTGTTGACTTGGGGACTTACTTGGGCATAACATAAGCAGAGCGAAAACAAATAAGGAGAAGGAAAAAGTGAAGTTAAGTTGTTAATGTTCCCAGCAAGTGCAGTTTTGAAAAAGGGCCAGTTCTGAAATCCGTAAAATTTGGATGATTTAGGTGAAAGAAATTCAGTCAAAAGTGTACCAAAGTGCTATGTTCATTTCATTTAAAAGCATGCTTGCAGGCTCCTTCGCTGAACTGTTAGAATCAGAGCGGAGCTATCATGCAATTGGCAcctgagaagaaaacaaaccTCCAAGTACCCTAAGACTAGTTCAAGTCCAAGTGTTTGCCAATATGCGTATAAtcgagaggaggaggtggaatgAAGAAGAGATGCAGGTGGAGGTGTAAACTGTAGCTGGGTTAGGAGAACACACATAACTGAGGGAAGAGACACAGAAAGAGAGATGGGACCAGATAAAACCAGCGATAACAGGGGGGATCAcagagtggggaaaggggaaggaatgACCTGGTTTAATGAGTAGGTAGCAGAGAAATTCTGGGTGGGAGAAATCCTAAAAGCCAAGATTACTGGCTCAGAGTTCTCTGGTCTCACCAGCTACTTACTCACCATTGTGCAGTGGAAGAAGGCGCTGGAGACACAGTCCACGCTTACGTTTCCATAAAGTCCCTGGGCGTTTTCAATGCGGCGGGGGGAGGAGCTAAGAGCGGCGAGTTCTAATCCCCAGAAGCTCAGCACCCCTCTCTGATTTGGCGCCAGGCTGTCAAATTGGTGACGTGCTGGAGGCAACCGCCTCTGCGCCCTGGGCAGCGACCTGCAGACCGGGGACCGGACTGTGGGGCGCTCCATGGCCGAGACCCAGCGCTCCTCCAGACCCACCGCTCAGGCGGTTCTGCTCCGGCAGCCCGGCGGGACGACCAGCGGCTCCAGGGCGGGTGCTGCCAGGGAACCCTgagtcccctcccagggggtggggggcgggggtgacagaggggggcaggaaggaggcaAGGGGAAAGGCTACATCCTACATGCGTGCCTGTTCATGCAGGGGCCCCAGAGTTAGAATGCGCCTGTGTGTTTCCTGACGGCTTACAAAGCAGATTATCAAATTGCTGCGTGGTTTTGCAGGCggatggactctgtaggttgtgtgtgtgtgtgtgtgtgtgtgtgtgtgtgtgtgcgcgcgcacgcgcgcgctaCAGGGGTGTCACTAGGGGGCCCGCACCCTACACTCACACCCATAAATGACTATCTATACGATGTTGTGCCGTGTTTCAGCaaacaattattatttttaataaaaatatacctTGTGATTAGTTATAAAaacacagttttggaaacccggtTGCATAGCTCCATATATCCACAGAGATTAAAATGCTATGCTAATTGACATTTTGAACCTTCTAATACCTTAGtcaagtcctggtggtgcagtggttattcaCTAAAGCGCTAACAACAAGATCCgcatttggaaaccaccagcctgccaAGAGAAAGAAAGGAGGTGTTCTACCccctaaggagttacagtctaggaaacccacaggggcagctctacctgtgCTATGGGGACACTGAGGCAGAATcagtttgatggtagtgagtttaggatgttttgttgttgttgttttgaagaATGTCGGCATTTGGTATCTTCTGCACATGCTACAAGCACTGGATTCATAGTACCTGGTTTGTCACAATTCTCTGATAGTTTAACTACAATATCATGGTAATCAGTATTTGTGAGCCGATATCAATTCTTTTTTTCCCAGAATGAATGAGTaattgaaggaaaagaaaaaagagtttCCACTCAATTCCTAATAATGTTGTAAATTGTAATTCAATATAGAAAAATGTAGAAAATAAGTCTTATTATTCATATAATCTTAAAATTATTACATTTGAACAATTTAAAACTATATCTTCtattattctatgattaaaattaGTCATAAACATTAGTAATGAATCTGTCAGATCTGGTATGGGAAGAAGGCAATAGGGAGTAGGAAGTGGAGATTTCACTTTGAGtttctgtgtatgtgtgtctcaTTTTTCCCAactataaaaaaatcaaaaccatcGCATTGATGCCGACTCGACAGGaaggagtagaactggccctgtgggtttctgagaccacactctttctgagagtagaaagccccatctttctcctgcggagaagctggtggttttgaactgttgacctagaggatcgcagcccaaggaaaaaccattatgccaccaggtctccattCCCAACAATAAAGTGAGTGTTAAATGTGTTATATTCTATAGCCACTATGGGATGTGAGTTCCACAAAAAGAGTGGTTTCTGTCCATTTTGTTCAATGCCTTTTGCACAGTGCCTAGAACAATGTTTTACAGGTAAGAAAttcaccaccatcacccccagTTGCTATGGAGTAGATTCAGATTCATAGTAACGCCATGTATTTCGGACTAGAACCTCAGCACTAAAGATTTTGCATGGCTTTGACC harbors:
- the GMNC gene encoding geminin coiled-coil domain-containing protein 1, whose translation is MERPTVRSPVCRSLPRAQRRLPPARHQFDSLAPNQRGVLSFWGLELAALSSSPRRIENAQGLYGNVSVDCVSSAFFHCTMNTILPCQDQYFVGGQSYNCPYSTTTSESTVDVSRETWVSFWAAGLLDNKEPQQAPQAQESSSDSNVPALDSCFWTEDQLSSQLYRNKQLQDTLVQKEEELARLHEENNHLRQYLNSAVVKCLEEKAKKLLSSDEFSKACGKFRNGKRKPKEQRCCSPEIPYSKNAKRNISSDNATCEEQPGPPVDPWVLQTLGLKDLNTIDDTLPANYSALSLPPARISSTFPPLPDDAVDYENARGEDLLIDFGGDRITPVLRTASEGEDFRFLPQHSNPPGGQQTLPYYTADVSPNKTEMAFSTSLSPHCNVKTHSFHQGQAFVRRDDDGGWKFTWVPKQS